Genomic DNA from Leptospira congkakensis:
CTTATTAAAGACAAACATATTATCCATTATTCGGGTCATCTTCACTTTTCTGATGATTCTTTGGAGAATGGTTGGTTGTTATCTGATGGAAAAGTTTTAAAAGCAAGAGAAATCAAATCAACAGGAATTGATACCGATTTGGTTTTTTCCAATTCATGTATGTCTGCTAAATCTGCAGGTAAAAAACTAAATACAAATATTATGAACCAATACGCAGGTGCTTTTTTAACTGCGGGTATTAAAACCTTTGTGGGTACTAATTGGGAAATTTTAGACAACGAACGAACAATTGATTTTACAGTTAGGTTTTATACTTTTTTATTTTCGGATAAATCAGTTGGTGAGTCTTTATTTTTATCAAAAGAATTTGCAAGACGTAATTACCATGCCAATGATTTAACTTGGGCCAACTATGCATTGTATGGAAATCCTGATTTTTCATTATTTGTAAAAGAAAGAAGGAACTTTCATTCTGCAAAAATTCTAAATCCGACAACTGTTTTAGAATTTTACCCCACTCCCATTGCGGTCGCCTACTCAAAGTTAGTTAAAACTGATAAAACAAAATCAACTGGGAAAAACACCATTTCGAGTTTGGTTAAATTGTTTGAAGCAATCAGCCAAGTAGTCGGAATGACGGTTCTTAGTGATCATGCTGCACATGCAATGAACAAATCGATTCCCAATAATCCAGATGATGCAGTTTCCATTCGTAAATGGTGGGAACTTGTTTATGGTTGTGTTTGGGATTTCCAAAAATTAAAAATTTCTAGTATTTTGGAAGATGCTTTGCCTGTTTTACACGAACAAAAGGAAACCATTTTTAAAATTGTGGGATGGATGGAATCTTGGGAAAAAGATGAAATCAAAGACGAAGAAATTGAATCTTACCAAATCATTTTACAGTTTTTTTTAGAGAATATGTTACTGGAATTTTCGGAACTCGAACGTATCAGTATCCTTTTGGTTTCTGAAAATCAAAATCCTCATTTTTATTTTAAAGGGATCAAACCTGCTTATTTGTATCCATCATCTCCTGGTTCCAAAGACAAATTACAAGAACAACTTTCTAAACATAAGGGAAACCTTGTATTGGTTCATGAAGGTCGTAAAATTGTGATTCCTTTTCCCACTTATTTTAAAGAGAAAAAAGAAACCGGTGACTTGGAACTTGTATTTAACGGTCTCACTCCCTTTGTTGCTGGAGCCACTAAGAATTGAGTTTATGCCATCCTGGTATCGGTAACGTTTCTTGTGGTGCTTGTTGTGGTTTGTTCAATTTAAAACTACAACCAAAAGAATTTAAAACTCTATTGTTAGAAAGAACAGAAGAGTTCAAAACTACAGTTAACTTTGAAGTTCGACATAGTTTTCCTATTTTTCGAAAAAACAGAGAAACTAAAGAAGCCCACATTCAGAAGAAAGATGATATGACTTATAATTGTCCATTTTTGGGGTATGTGGATTTAAACAATGGGCGTATCGGTTGTATGATCCATCCTATTTTTACAGGAGATCCGAAAAGCCAAAACTTTTCCTTTTATGGTGCTTCCATTTGCCAAGCCTATGATTGTAAAAATAAAGAAAGTTTTTTGGCTGATCATTGGGAATCATTATTTGCGGAAATGGCAAAAGACTCTGTAGAGTATTCTTTTTTATCAGCAGATCATATTTTTGTGACTGCCTTAGAAAAGTTTTTCCAACTGGAACTTTTGAGTATGGAAATTTTGTTTCAGGATTTGCGATTAGAACTAATGGATTTATTTAGATCAAGGCTTACTACTTCGAATGAAAAAAATTTCACTTCGTTTGAAATCAATTATGAAAGTTTTTCTGACAAAAACTCTTTGGATGATTATTTTTTAAATGAGATTGGTGAATTTTGGATAGAGTGGCGCGAGTTGATTCGCAAAAAAAATCCCGGATAAAGTTACCTACCCGGGGTTTTATTAAAATTGAATTTGATTAAGCTTTAGATGTAACAGTTGCTACTTTTGCTTTTGCATCAGCTACAACAGTGTTTGCTTTTCCAATGATAGTTTCTACTTGAGAAATTCCTTCTTGAAGGTACTTTCTAAGATTTACAGAAACTTCGCTTTGGTCTTGAGCACCTTTAGCTGCTAGGTTTTGGAAACCAGAGTTGATATCAGAAAAAGCTTTTTCTGCTTCGATTTTTGCTGTGTTCACTGCGCCTAGGATGAAGTTTAATCCGTCTTTTACTTGTTGTTCCATTTTCATTTCCCCTTTTTCGGTTCTTATTTTGTGCATCGCACCATCTCTTTTTGTGCGGTGCACAGGGATTTGTCAACCCGTTTTTTCATTTTTTTCCTGCATCGCACCAAAAAAATGGATAGATGTCCCATCCGGAATTTTTGCCCATCCAGTGGAAATCCACTCATTTAGAACTTCTCGACCAACGGATTCTCCCTGGGAAAAAAGAATTTTTAAAAATAACCACAGCCGAAGAAACTATCGTTGCAATTCGTGAAATGGCTGTTAGGGGAGCTCCGGCAATTGCCATTACAGGAGTTTTTGGCCTGACCTTAGGCGCCAAATTGAAGTCAGGTGTAGCAGATCCAAAAGAAATTGAAACCTTGCTTAGATCTATTTTAGAATCTCGCCCAACGGCCGTTAATTTAAGTTTTGCCATTCGGGAAGCAAAAAAACTGATTCAAGGAATTTCTGATTGGGTTGAGGTCGCAAAAATTTGGGAAACCTATGGCCTAAAAATGATGGAAGAAGATTTGGCTGCCAATAAAGCACTCGGTGAAAATGGAGTTTCACTTTTTCCTAAAGACAAATCCGAATTTCATATCATCACCCATTGTAATACCGGAGCTCTTGCCACTGCAGGACATGGAACGGCACTTGGTGTCATCCGAAGTTTGCGTGACGCGGGAAAGAAAGTTGTTGTTTATGCAGATGAAACAAGGCCGTTTTTACAAGGATCAAGGTTAACTGCATTTGAGATGATGGAAGAGGGAATTGAATGTTATATCATCACGGATGGTATGAGTGGATGGTTGATGAACCATCGCAAAATTGATGCAGTACTCGTTGGTTGTGACAGAGTTGCAGCCAATGGAGACACTGCCAATAAAATTGGAACTTATAATTTGGGGATCGTTGCCAAAGAACATGGAGTCCCATTTTATGTTTGTGCTACAAAAGATAGTTTTGATCTGAATTTAAAAACGGGCGTGGAAATTCCCATCGAGATGCGTAAAGAATCAGAAGTCATCCAGTTTGATTTTTTAAAATCCGAAAACGGAAATTATTTATTTCCAGAAGGGAAAACCTCACCTGTCGGAGCTAGGGCTTTGAATCCCTCTTTTGATATCACAAAAGCTCATTTAATCAAAAACTTTATCACAGAATTTGGATGTTTTGCGCCAGAGGAGATTTCTCTTCGTCTAAAGACTGTATGACGGAAAAAATAATTTTAGGTGGCGGATGTTTTTGGTGTACAGAGGCAGTGTATCTTAGAATTCCTGGGGTCATTTCTGTAAAATCAGGATATGCAGGTGGATCTACCAAAAATCCAACGTATAAAGAAATTTGCACGGGAACCACGGGGCATGCAGAAGTGATCGAAATTGAATTTGATCCTGAGGTAATCTCATACTCAAAAATATTAGAAATTTTTTGGGCCTCTCATGATCCCACAACTCTAAACAAACAAGGGAATGATGTGGGAACACAATATCGTTCTGTTATATTTTATTTGAATGAAATACAAAAAGAATTAGCAGTGGAATCAAAACGTAAACATGCTTTTATGTTTCCAGATCCCATTGTTACAGAAATTTCCCCAGCGCCAGAGTTTTATCCAGCGGAAGATTATCACCAAAACTATTTTACTTTGAATCCGCAAAATCCCTATTGCCACTACGTGATTTTTCCTAAACTAAAAAAGTTAGGTTTAAATCTGTAATTGTAATAAGGTTATTTGCCTTTAAAAGCAGTTAACATTGCTTTTTCTTGGTTCGGGAAAAAGTTCATCACAAAGGATGTTTGAGCCTTTGTGATTTTTTCTATTTGTCTTCTGTATTTGATGACAGCACCAGGGTGAGCCGTGTTACGAACCACAACCTTAACGTTGTCTTGGTTATAACGAGCTCCTTTCAGTTCTTCAATTTTGTTTCTCAATAATTCAACGGTTTTGCTTTTTTTCTGATAAGCATCAAAGATTTCTTTGAACTTTTCTTTTCTGGCATCATCAATTTTACCACGAGATCTTTGAACCACTTCTTTGATTTTTTGGATTTCGGGAACCAATGCTTCCAGTTCACGTTCGAACTCAGCTAACTTGGAACTACCTTCTGTAAACAATCGATCGTTTCGATAATGAAATCCAACTTCTACAATTGTATCCATTTGTGCAGTGGATCCGAGAGAAGAAACTGTGATACCTTGGTAAGAAACAATGTCCGATCCAATGATAGAAGAAGACTCACCTGTTAAGATGATATTTCCTAAACAAAGAATTTTACTTCCTAAAATAAAATTCTCTACAATACAATCTCCATCGATTTCAAGATTTGCGTTTTCGATGAACTTAGTACGAAGATCACCCTTGATGCGGATGACTCCTTTCCCTTTGGCTTTCACCCCACCTTTGACTTCTAAGTCTTCACCAACAACAACATCGGAAGATTCTACGTTCCCATCTAAATAAAGAGAACCTTGGCAATTGACAACAGCGCCTTCTTCGATGGTTCCTTTCACACGAATGGTTCCTTCAAAGTTAATGTTTCCAGTTCCGAGTCCAATGTTACTTTCGATATTTAGTTCGGGTGAAACAGTGAGGGAAGTGTCTGTAGAAAATACAACTCCACTTAAGGAAGCAAAGTATTCTTTTAATTGTCTTCCTGGTTTTTCTGGATCTTCAATTGTTTTTGGAAGGACGTTTTTACCTAAGGTGAGTCTTGGTCTGTCAATCGGATTGGGATAAATTGGATTTCCTAAAACATCAATGCCTTGTTCCCCTGCAATCCCTTCAAACAAGGTAGCCAGTCTTTCTCCGTCTTTTACGTGAACATATTTATTGATGTTTCTATAATCTGCAGATCCGTCATCTTTAAGGACAACACGTTGGGCACGTGGGAAATAAAATTTGATCCACCCACTTTCACCTTGTTTGGCGGGATTTCCTTGAGCGACTATAAAATTAAAATCTTCTTTTACTTTAGTGGGATCTTTTAAAATTTTATCGATTTCGATGGCTGCTTTATCAACCTCTTTCATCAAAATCCGATCCCTATGTATGGACGCATTGTCTAGAGCTTCATAAATTAAAATATTGCTCATAGAACCACCTAACAGCCAAATCGGTTTTGTTACCAAAGTAGCGGTTAGTCGATCCTCGGAGATTTGGATTTTCAGTCCCCGTTCCGGATTGAAGTCCGGTGCATTTTTTACGTCCATTCTGTAACAATTATCGGCACGTTTCTTAGGAGAAACGACAAATTCTATCGGTCGAGCCAATATAGAAAACTTCCGAAGGTTTGGAGGAGGGCCGGAACCCCAAAAATTTGGGAGTGTAGGGGGAGACTATCCCCATGGGTGAGGGCGGTCGAACTCCGGTAGACATAAGAAATTCCTTTTTTCTGGAAAAGTCGGGTCAGTTTTTCGGATTCCTCCGGAGAAATGACTGGGTCTGTTTTCCCATGGAGGAGGGAAACCGGGCCTTCTAAAGTTTCCAATTGGTAAAACGGGGAAAGGTTTTCAGGAAGATTTTTAGGAACGGTGGCCAAAACTCGTTTGGCTAACTCGTTACGGAAATTACCGTCAATTTCCACTTGGTAAAAGAATTCCTTTGCCCTTCGGGAAGTTTTTTCTAGGAGAGATTTACTTTGGGCATCCGTTCCTGTTCGTTTGAGCCCATTGTCTAGAGCGGCAACGTAATACACGGATTGTAATTCTTCCGCAAGTTCAACTTCGAAACGATGGAGAAAGTTATACAGGATGACGTACACTGCGTACGGATCGACTTTGTAATTTGAAAATACAAAAGGGACAGTATCTAAAAAATCACAATAGGCTCCAATTGCCATTGAAGATTTGATTTTGTTTCTTGTGTTGGATTTTGATGCGGCGATCAGTCCCATTCCGCCAGAAAAACTTGCAGATAAATATCCTAAGTCATTTCCATTAAATAAACGTTTGGTGGAGTGGATTTCTAACATTAAATCTTGAATGTTGGATATTGTTTTTTCTTCTATCCTAAGTCCTTTTACTTCGGGAAGTTCTGGGAGTAGGACACTGTGATTGGAACTAGCTATGTTTTCTGCAAGTTCCAAAATCCTTGGGTCATCAATTCCCAAAGCACTCATTCCATGTTGGATGTAGACACCAGGTAAAGATTCGGGATTTTTGCCAGTGGGATAAAAATGAAAGACTTTTCTGCCTGTTCCAGGCAATTGAAGTTCTTTGCGTTCTAAAGATTTTTTTTGTTTAAGTCCAGCATAACTCAATACGAGTGGGATAGCCAAAACATAAGGTTTCATTCGGTTTTATTTTTTGGGACTAGGAAATTTTTCCAACAATAAAATCAGGTAGAGTCGACCCATATAATCTTCCCCTCTCCTATCTTTGAGATTGAAGATAAGAATGTATTGGCGGAAATGTTCTAAAGAGATAGGAACCAGTTTGTGATTCAAATTTTCTGGTGGTAAAATATCAATTTCGTAACGCCCCAGTCTCATTTCTGTAATCAATTTTCCAGCTATCTGATTTGCAAATTCCATCATAATCGATGCAGAATGAGAACGTGAAGTGGGATCAATTTGGAAGGCTTTGGCAATTTTTGGAAGGAGTTTTAGTTTTGTAT
This window encodes:
- a CDS encoding CHAT domain-containing protein, with the protein product MLSLIIDRVGNVNIFNVLEDNLPVEESHIQSTLDDDLIFEYLGEVERLVHVSQSVLSNPNQILNADILQDLKVLGETFYQQFFPLSIIEKLKNTTKHSIHFNIDPALALIPWELLHDGASFLSDKFRIGKTIRGGLHRPTRHENRKIKMLIIADPTEDLPHAQKEGEVLFSVLSQKVPTNLLELEFIGGKQVTKLKLLSLIKDKHIIHYSGHLHFSDDSLENGWLLSDGKVLKAREIKSTGIDTDLVFSNSCMSAKSAGKKLNTNIMNQYAGAFLTAGIKTFVGTNWEILDNERTIDFTVRFYTFLFSDKSVGESLFLSKEFARRNYHANDLTWANYALYGNPDFSLFVKERRNFHSAKILNPTTVLEFYPTPIAVAYSKLVKTDKTKSTGKNTISSLVKLFEAISQVVGMTVLSDHAAHAMNKSIPNNPDDAVSIRKWWELVYGCVWDFQKLKISSILEDALPVLHEQKETIFKIVGWMESWEKDEIKDEEIESYQIILQFFLENMLLEFSELERISILLVSENQNPHFYFKGIKPAYLYPSSPGSKDKLQEQLSKHKGNLVLVHEGRKIVIPFPTYFKEKKETGDLELVFNGLTPFVAGATKN
- a CDS encoding sigma-54 down-regulated protein — protein: MEQQVKDGLNFILGAVNTAKIEAEKAFSDINSGFQNLAAKGAQDQSEVSVNLRKYLQEGISQVETIIGKANTVVADAKAKVATVTSKA
- the mtnA gene encoding S-methyl-5-thioribose-1-phosphate isomerase, with the translated sequence MSHPEFLPIQWKSTHLELLDQRILPGKKEFLKITTAEETIVAIREMAVRGAPAIAITGVFGLTLGAKLKSGVADPKEIETLLRSILESRPTAVNLSFAIREAKKLIQGISDWVEVAKIWETYGLKMMEEDLAANKALGENGVSLFPKDKSEFHIITHCNTGALATAGHGTALGVIRSLRDAGKKVVVYADETRPFLQGSRLTAFEMMEEGIECYIITDGMSGWLMNHRKIDAVLVGCDRVAANGDTANKIGTYNLGIVAKEHGVPFYVCATKDSFDLNLKTGVEIPIEMRKESEVIQFDFLKSENGNYLFPEGKTSPVGARALNPSFDITKAHLIKNFITEFGCFAPEEISLRLKTV
- the msrA gene encoding peptide-methionine (S)-S-oxide reductase MsrA produces the protein MTEKIILGGGCFWCTEAVYLRIPGVISVKSGYAGGSTKNPTYKEICTGTTGHAEVIEIEFDPEVISYSKILEIFWASHDPTTLNKQGNDVGTQYRSVIFYLNEIQKELAVESKRKHAFMFPDPIVTEISPAPEFYPAEDYHQNYFTLNPQNPYCHYVIFPKLKKLGLNL
- a CDS encoding DUF342 domain-containing protein, yielding MDVKNAPDFNPERGLKIQISEDRLTATLVTKPIWLLGGSMSNILIYEALDNASIHRDRILMKEVDKAAIEIDKILKDPTKVKEDFNFIVAQGNPAKQGESGWIKFYFPRAQRVVLKDDGSADYRNINKYVHVKDGERLATLFEGIAGEQGIDVLGNPIYPNPIDRPRLTLGKNVLPKTIEDPEKPGRQLKEYFASLSGVVFSTDTSLTVSPELNIESNIGLGTGNINFEGTIRVKGTIEEGAVVNCQGSLYLDGNVESSDVVVGEDLEVKGGVKAKGKGVIRIKGDLRTKFIENANLEIDGDCIVENFILGSKILCLGNIILTGESSSIIGSDIVSYQGITVSSLGSTAQMDTIVEVGFHYRNDRLFTEGSSKLAEFERELEALVPEIQKIKEVVQRSRGKIDDARKEKFKEIFDAYQKKSKTVELLRNKIEELKGARYNQDNVKVVVRNTAHPGAVIKYRRQIEKITKAQTSFVMNFFPNQEKAMLTAFKGK
- a CDS encoding alpha/beta hydrolase — encoded protein: MKPYVLAIPLVLSYAGLKQKKSLERKELQLPGTGRKVFHFYPTGKNPESLPGVYIQHGMSALGIDDPRILELAENIASSNHSVLLPELPEVKGLRIEEKTISNIQDLMLEIHSTKRLFNGNDLGYLSASFSGGMGLIAASKSNTRNKIKSSMAIGAYCDFLDTVPFVFSNYKVDPYAVYVILYNFLHRFEVELAEELQSVYYVAALDNGLKRTGTDAQSKSLLEKTSRRAKEFFYQVEIDGNFRNELAKRVLATVPKNLPENLSPFYQLETLEGPVSLLHGKTDPVISPEESEKLTRLFQKKGISYVYRSSTALTHGDSLPLHSQIFGVPALLQTFGSFLYWLDR
- a CDS encoding chemotaxis protein CheX; the encoded protein is MDPLIDEKFILTVSQVLPEHFQKSLLVFAEREAYGPSKNEGLCFENCTLVEFVGDINGKVYLALDGYTKLKLLPKIAKAFQIDPTSRSHSASIMMEFANQIAGKLITEMRLGRYEIDILPPENLNHKLVPISLEHFRQYILIFNLKDRRGEDYMGRLYLILLLEKFPSPKK